CGGATCGGACGCCGCGCGCCCGGCCAATGCCATGCCACAGCCAATAGAAAGCCCGTGCCCAAGCGAACCCGTTGACACCTCCACCCCCGGCACACCCAGATGATTGATATGCCCGGTCAAAGGAGAACCATCCGCGCAATAGCGGTCCAACCATGCCACCGGAAAAAACCCGCATTCTGCCAGCACCGCATACAAAATCGCGGTACCGTGCCCCTTGCTCAAAACAAATCGGTCGCGCCCCGGCCACTCGGGCCGCCGCGGATCAATCCTCAGCGTGCGGCAATACAGCACCGCCAGCAAATCGGCCATAGACAAACAGGTACCGATATGCGAAGCCCCCGCGCGATGCACCATACACAGCGCATGCCGACGAATCCGCGCGGCAAATGTGGCAATGTCTTCAATGTTCATAAAGATCTCCCACCCTCCGTCAAAGCACCAGATCAACGCCGGTCTTCGTCCAAAAAGCGAATCCCCGCATTGGGCGGAAAAGGACGCGCGTCGGAACTGGTCCTGAGCATACCCTCCGCGAAAGCCTCCCCAAAGACAGGGGTATGGTGTTCCCACTGACGCACGGCCAGATCTTTTTGCTCCCGGCAATAAATCCGCACAGAGCCAAATTTTTTTTCCAGCATATAGGCAGGTATGGAAATGTCCCGTAGAGATACAATGTGACTGACCGAAGTAAGTATCTTGTTTAAATTGGCGCCTATATGCGCCATGCCTGTTTTACGATCATAGAACGGTATTTTGTGGTGTAAATAGTAGTACCCCGGTGTTGAAGGATACGATAGACCGAGTTGCCATACCCCGACCACATCGGGCGCCTGGGCGAGATAACGGTAGGCATCGAAAAGATCAGGCGAAACGTCTAAAAACAGATTCTGCTTGTCAATGATGCCGATTTTATGAGGTTCTTGCCCAAAGAATGCCAGATACATCCTGTCTTGATACGGCAACCGCTCTAAAATACCGCCCACTGAAACAACGACAAACACCACAGCCGCGCACAGGTATTTGCGATTCATTGCGAACTGCGCCACAATATCTGCACCGATCATGAGAAAGAGGGGAATGGCGAGAAAAATATAGCGATATTCCTTGTGGCCCGGCACTGAGTGCAAGACCACGAGCGCGATCAGCAGTACCAGCAGGAACCCATAGCGACGCACATCCCGCAGAGCCAGTACAACGCACAGCAAACCCAACCCGACACTGGCAATCGCCAGCCAAATCAAATATTGATAACCGGGATGCTTGGCGATGTGACTGACAACAAGTGTTTGATATGCATTGTGGTAGCGAAAATAGGAGATATAAGAGTGAAACAACCCGCCGCCCCATGTTAGCGCATCAAATACACCAACCGCAATCACAGACGTGACCACAACCACCCCGAACGCCATTTTCTTTTCTGTACGCAAAAAGAACAGACCGAGCAGCATAAACGCGATGGGCGCATATTGTATCCGCAAAGCCGCCAGCATGACTGGCAGAAATGCCAGCAGCCAAATTTTTGTCCTGATCTTATCCGACGAAGGGCGCATACAAACAGCGAGCGCAACCAACAGGAGTCCGGTTGCCACAAATTCGGCCAGCGGCTTGTGTGCAAAACCGACAAGTTCGTACCAAAACGCCCCGGCCAACAGCGCGACCCGCCCCGAAGTTTCGCCGAAATGCTGTCGTGCAAAAAAGTACATTCCCGCCGGAATCAACAGGGAAATCGCACAAAACAACAATTTGACGCCATCCACATACCACACCGGTTGACCAAGACCGAATACATCGAACACCATCAACATCCCCGCGACCACCACAGGCAGCAGCAATGGACGCACGCCGTAGAAATACTCCCAGGGAACCAGACCATTGCCAAAAGCGAGGCGATGCCCCTGCTCCAAGACTTGATAGAGTTCGTCTGCATGTAAGAAAAAGTCGCTGTAAAGAGCGATACCGGCGCGCGCCGCAAACGCCAGCACCAGCACGGGAATGAAATATTTCCAAACAGGTGCATCGGTCCCCTGTGGATGCAGCAGTATATCCGGCAAAGACCGCCCGTTCAAAGCGCGTATGCGTTCTCTCCTATCCCGACGCCTACCTCTCCGCGTGCCCTTACCCATGCGCGCTTCCAATCCGCCGATCATCCCCGGCAATTCGCGTACCTCGTTGTCTCACCATTTAAACCTCTTGTTCCCGTTGCGGATTATCCAAAAAATTCACGCGCTCTCGTTCAATCACCAGCGGACGGCGGCG
This portion of the Gemmatimonadota bacterium genome encodes:
- a CDS encoding transketolase; translation: MNIEDIATFAARIRRHALCMVHRAGASHIGTCLSMADLLAVLYCRTLRIDPRRPEWPGRDRFVLSKGHGTAILYAVLAECGFFPVAWLDRYCADGSPLTGHINHLGVPGVEVSTGSLGHGLSIGCGMALAGRAASDPYRCFVLLSDGECDEGSIWEAALFAPHHRLGNLTVIIDYNKIQSFGTVAEVLNLEPLADKWRAFGWRVLEIDGHDLVAIDDALHGA